A single region of the Aurantiacibacter sp. MUD11 genome encodes:
- a CDS encoding cbb3-type cytochrome c oxidase subunit 3, which translates to MTDHSTYEFLRQLADSWGLLAMVLLWLGFALWAFRPSARSHHEDAANMIFKDENDG; encoded by the coding sequence ATGACCGATCATTCGACCTACGAATTCCTGCGCCAGTTGGCCGACAGCTGGGGACTTCTGGCGATGGTCCTGCTGTGGCTCGGTTTCGCGCTGTGGGCCTTCCGCCCCAGCGCGCGCTCTCACCACGAAGACGCCGCCAACATGATCTTCAAGGACGAAAACGATGGGTAA
- the ccoP gene encoding cytochrome-c oxidase, cbb3-type subunit III: protein MGNKRVDEPTGTEFVGHEWDGIEELNTPLPRWWLWTFYATCVWALVYVILYPAWPLIEKGTEGVLGWSSRGELAEELAAADMARASFREQLVATPLERLQGDDPLLQQAVAGGRAAFQIHCTQCHGAGAAGSQELGYPNLNDDDWLWGGDIRAIEYTLVHGIRQDGDPETRTSQMPAYEGAFDRAQLDALVDHVQSLSGLAEPNAVGAELYASNCALCHGAAGEGDRQFGAPRLNDAIWLRGGDRQAIAAQILNPRMGMMPKWEGRLDEATIKMLAAYVHSLGGGEDFVEVAADPAVEVDEQP, encoded by the coding sequence ATGGGTAACAAGCGCGTCGACGAACCTACCGGCACCGAATTTGTCGGCCACGAATGGGACGGCATCGAGGAGCTGAACACGCCGCTGCCGCGCTGGTGGCTGTGGACCTTCTACGCCACCTGCGTCTGGGCGCTGGTCTATGTCATCCTCTATCCGGCCTGGCCGCTGATCGAGAAGGGCACCGAGGGCGTGCTCGGCTGGTCGAGCCGCGGCGAACTGGCCGAGGAACTGGCCGCTGCCGACATGGCGCGCGCATCGTTCCGCGAACAGCTGGTGGCAACGCCGCTGGAACGCCTGCAGGGAGACGATCCGCTGTTGCAGCAGGCCGTCGCCGGTGGCCGCGCCGCCTTCCAGATCCATTGCACGCAGTGCCACGGTGCCGGTGCGGCGGGCAGCCAGGAGCTGGGCTATCCCAACCTCAACGATGACGACTGGCTGTGGGGCGGCGATATCCGGGCTATCGAATATACGCTGGTCCACGGTATTCGCCAGGACGGCGATCCGGAGACCCGCACCAGCCAGATGCCCGCCTATGAGGGTGCCTTCGACCGGGCGCAGCTGGATGCGCTGGTGGACCACGTGCAGTCGCTCAGCGGCCTCGCCGAACCGAACGCCGTCGGAGCAGAACTTTACGCGAGCAACTGCGCGCTGTGCCATGGCGCGGCGGGCGAGGGGGATCGCCAATTCGGCGCGCCGCGCCTGAACGACGCCATCTGGCTGCGCGGGGGCGACCGCCAGGCCATCGCCGCGCAGATCCTCAACCCGCGCATGGGCATGATGCCCAAGTGGGAAGGACGCCTGGACGAGGCCACGATCAAGATGCTGGCAGCCTATGTCCATTCGCTGGGGGGCGGGGAAGACTTCGTGGAGGTCGCCGCAGACCCGGCGGTAGAGGTCGATGAACAGCCCTGA
- a CDS encoding class III extradiol dioxygenase family protein codes for MSNVIGGLFTSHVPAIGNAIAKGLQDDPYWKPFFDGYDPVHQFLRREQPDVAVVFYNDHGLNFFLDKMPTFAIGAAPAYKHEDEGWGIAFARPYPGHPELSWHIIEEVVGSDFDPVTCQAMTVDHAVAVPFELSWPGAEEFPVKLVPIAINTVQHPLPSPRRCFELGKAVGRALESWSGDEKIVVMGTGGLSHQLEGGRAGHINVDYDRFCLRNLGPDPEALLQHSSLDIVELAGSQGVEILNWIAARGALRGSITELASNYHVPISNTAAATVLLENKAKVSA; via the coding sequence ATGAGCAATGTCATCGGCGGCCTCTTCACCAGCCACGTCCCGGCCATCGGCAACGCCATCGCCAAGGGCCTGCAGGACGATCCCTACTGGAAGCCGTTCTTCGACGGGTACGACCCGGTGCACCAATTCCTGCGCCGCGAGCAGCCTGACGTCGCGGTGGTGTTCTACAACGACCACGGACTGAACTTCTTCCTCGACAAGATGCCGACCTTCGCCATCGGCGCGGCGCCGGCATACAAGCACGAGGACGAAGGCTGGGGCATCGCCTTCGCCCGTCCCTACCCCGGTCATCCCGAGCTGTCCTGGCACATCATCGAAGAGGTTGTCGGCAGCGACTTCGACCCCGTGACCTGCCAGGCCATGACAGTCGACCACGCGGTCGCCGTGCCGTTCGAATTGTCCTGGCCCGGAGCCGAGGAATTCCCGGTGAAGCTGGTCCCGATCGCCATCAACACGGTGCAGCACCCGCTGCCCAGCCCGCGCCGCTGCTTCGAACTGGGCAAGGCCGTCGGCCGTGCGCTGGAAAGCTGGAGCGGCGACGAGAAGATCGTGGTGATGGGCACCGGCGGCCTGTCGCACCAACTGGAAGGCGGCCGCGCCGGCCACATCAACGTCGATTACGATCGCTTCTGCCTGCGCAACCTGGGCCCCGACCCGGAGGCCCTGTTGCAGCACAGCTCGCTCGACATCGTCGAGCTGGCAGGCAGCCAGGGCGTAGAAATTCTCAACTGGATCGCCGCGCGCGGTGCCTTGCGCGGTTCCATCACGGAACTGGCAAGCAATTATCACGTCCCGATCTCGAATACCGCGGCGGCGACGGTCCTGCTTGAGAATAAGGCGAAGGTAAGCGCCTGA
- the ccoN gene encoding cytochrome-c oxidase, cbb3-type subunit I yields the protein MENVLARTGVWFAILFLAIAAIAGAQDWAFSAHMTIVALAAFIGLIVTVWRTEVDAVTKAVLRTPVDESRYDDDTVRWGVIATVFWGMAGFLAGLFIALQLVWPELNFEPYLNFGRVRPLHTSAVIFAFGGNALIASSFYVVQRTCRARLAFPGLARFVFWGYQLFIVLAATGYLFGVSQGKEYAEPEWYVDWWLTIVWVAYLVVFVGTILKRKEPHIYVANWFYLAFILTVAMLHVVNNLDIPVNLLGSRSYPVFGGVQGALVQWWYGHNAVGFFLTAGFLAMMYYFVPKQAERPVYSYRLSIIHFWSLIFLYIWAGPHHLHYTALPDWAQTLGMVFSVMLWMPSWGGMINGLMTLNGAWDKIRTDPIIRMMVMALAFYGMSTFEGPMLSIKAVNSLSHYTDWTIGHVHSGALGWNGMITFSVIYFLVPRLWGRERLYSLRMVNWHFWLATVGIVFYAASMWVAGVTQGLMWREYGLDGYLVWSFVDTVAALHPMYALRALGGLLYLAGAALLVWNVWMTIAGKLREEAPMTETPYDAEADRPVTAVPAE from the coding sequence ATGGAAAATGTGCTGGCGCGCACTGGCGTCTGGTTTGCGATTCTGTTCCTCGCGATCGCGGCGATCGCAGGGGCGCAGGACTGGGCGTTCTCCGCCCATATGACGATCGTGGCGCTTGCCGCGTTCATCGGGCTTATCGTTACCGTCTGGCGGACCGAGGTGGACGCGGTCACCAAGGCGGTGCTGCGAACCCCGGTGGACGAGTCCCGTTATGACGACGACACGGTGCGCTGGGGCGTCATCGCCACGGTGTTCTGGGGCATGGCGGGTTTCCTGGCCGGGCTGTTCATCGCCTTGCAGCTGGTCTGGCCCGAACTCAACTTCGAGCCTTATCTCAACTTCGGCCGCGTTCGCCCGCTGCACACCAGCGCGGTGATCTTCGCCTTTGGCGGCAACGCGCTGATCGCCAGCAGCTTCTACGTCGTGCAGCGCACCTGCCGCGCGCGGCTCGCCTTTCCCGGCCTCGCCCGCTTCGTGTTCTGGGGCTACCAGCTGTTCATCGTGCTGGCCGCGACCGGCTACCTGTTCGGCGTCTCGCAGGGCAAGGAATATGCCGAGCCGGAATGGTACGTCGACTGGTGGTTGACCATCGTCTGGGTCGCCTACCTCGTCGTCTTCGTCGGCACGATCCTGAAGCGCAAGGAGCCGCATATCTATGTGGCCAACTGGTTCTACCTCGCCTTCATCCTGACCGTGGCGATGCTGCACGTGGTCAACAACCTCGACATTCCCGTCAACCTGCTCGGCTCGCGCAGCTATCCGGTGTTCGGCGGCGTGCAGGGCGCGCTGGTGCAGTGGTGGTACGGCCACAACGCGGTGGGCTTCTTCCTCACCGCCGGCTTCCTCGCCATGATGTACTACTTCGTGCCCAAGCAGGCAGAGCGGCCGGTCTATTCCTACCGCCTGTCGATCATCCACTTCTGGTCGCTGATCTTCCTCTACATCTGGGCCGGTCCGCACCACCTGCACTACACCGCGCTGCCCGACTGGGCTCAGACGCTGGGCATGGTGTTCTCGGTGATGCTGTGGATGCCCAGCTGGGGCGGCATGATCAACGGCCTGATGACGCTGAACGGCGCCTGGGACAAGATCCGCACTGACCCGATCATCCGCATGATGGTGATGGCGCTGGCCTTCTACGGCATGAGCACCTTCGAAGGCCCGATGCTGTCGATCAAGGCGGTGAACAGCCTGTCGCACTACACCGACTGGACCATCGGCCACGTCCACTCCGGCGCGCTCGGCTGGAACGGCATGATTACCTTCTCGGTTATCTACTTCCTGGTGCCGCGGCTGTGGGGTCGTGAACGGCTCTACAGCCTGCGGATGGTCAACTGGCACTTCTGGCTCGCGACCGTGGGTATCGTGTTCTACGCCGCCTCCATGTGGGTTGCCGGTGTGACCCAGGGCCTGATGTGGCGTGAATACGGCCTCGACGGCTACCTCGTCTGGTCCTTCGTCGACACCGTGGCCGCACTCCACCCGATGTACGCGCTGCGTGCGCTGGGCGGACTGCTCTACCTCGCCGGTGCCGCGCTGCTGGTCTGGAACGTCTGGATGACGATTGCCGGCAAGCTGCGCGAGGAAGCGCCGATGACCGAAACCCCATACGACGCCGAAGCTGACCGTCCGGTCACGGCCGTTCCCGCCGAGTAA
- the ccoG gene encoding cytochrome c oxidase accessory protein CcoG: MNSPEPKLHKSLLGTYQERAKVHPKRIDGFYRRFKWLVMLVTLAIYYGTPWIRWDRGPYAPDQAVLVDLANRRFYMFGIEIWPHEFYFVAGLLIMAGIGLFLVTSVVGRAWCGYACPQTVWTDLFQHVDRFVDGDRNKRMKLDAAPWTASKVARRLFKWTIYLVIAFWTGGAWIMYFADAPTLVREFWSLEAPFVAYATVGILTATTFIFGGFMREQVCIYMCPWPRIQTAMMDEKSLLVTYKDWRGEPRGSVKKAEKHPGEFGDCIDCNQCVAVCPTGWDIRKGPDISCITCALCIDACDRVMDEVGRPRGLIDYVTLQDAEDEAAGQPPRPTWKKLLRPRAILYFCVWSGIGLGLLFALGVRNHVDIVAEADRNPPYMLMSDGSVRNNFTVKIRNMESRPRTMRISLEGLEYATMWTQAMNNESAARTIDVEVPADATQTVRLYVRAVQGTGAQDFSFGVVSLDEQAESDAVQVRFVTPGDN, translated from the coding sequence ATGAACAGCCCTGAGCCGAAACTGCACAAGAGCCTGCTGGGCACCTACCAGGAGCGCGCCAAGGTCCATCCCAAGCGGATCGACGGGTTCTATCGCCGGTTCAAGTGGCTGGTCATGCTGGTCACCCTGGCGATCTACTACGGCACGCCGTGGATCCGCTGGGACCGTGGGCCCTACGCACCTGACCAGGCGGTGCTGGTCGACCTGGCCAACCGCCGGTTCTACATGTTCGGCATCGAGATCTGGCCGCACGAATTCTATTTCGTCGCCGGCTTGCTCATCATGGCGGGCATCGGGCTGTTCCTCGTCACCAGCGTGGTGGGCCGCGCCTGGTGCGGCTACGCCTGCCCGCAGACGGTGTGGACCGACCTGTTCCAGCACGTCGACCGCTTCGTGGACGGAGACCGCAACAAGCGCATGAAGCTGGACGCGGCGCCGTGGACGGCGTCGAAGGTTGCCCGGCGGCTGTTCAAGTGGACGATCTACCTGGTCATCGCCTTCTGGACCGGCGGCGCGTGGATCATGTATTTCGCCGACGCGCCCACGCTGGTGCGCGAGTTCTGGAGCCTTGAAGCTCCCTTCGTCGCCTATGCCACAGTCGGCATCCTGACGGCCACCACCTTCATCTTCGGCGGTTTCATGCGCGAGCAGGTGTGCATCTACATGTGCCCCTGGCCGCGCATCCAGACCGCCATGATGGACGAGAAATCGCTGCTGGTGACCTACAAGGACTGGCGCGGCGAACCGCGTGGCAGCGTGAAGAAGGCGGAAAAGCACCCCGGCGAGTTCGGCGACTGCATCGACTGCAACCAGTGTGTCGCCGTCTGTCCCACCGGCTGGGACATCCGCAAGGGGCCGGACATTTCCTGCATCACCTGCGCGCTGTGCATCGATGCCTGCGACCGGGTGATGGACGAGGTCGGCCGGCCGCGCGGGCTGATCGACTATGTCACCCTGCAGGACGCCGAGGACGAGGCCGCCGGCCAACCGCCGCGCCCCACCTGGAAGAAGCTGCTGCGCCCGCGCGCCATCCTGTATTTCTGTGTGTGGAGCGGCATCGGCCTTGGCCTGCTGTTCGCGCTGGGCGTGCGCAACCACGTCGATATCGTGGCCGAGGCCGACCGCAATCCGCCCTACATGCTGATGAGCGACGGCAGCGTCCGCAACAACTTCACCGTGAAGATCCGCAACATGGAAAGCCGCCCGCGCACCATGCGCATTTCGCTCGAAGGGCTGGAATATGCTACCATGTGGACACAGGCGATGAACAATGAATCGGCTGCCCGCACCATCGATGTCGAGGTGCCGGCGGATGCCACGCAGACCGTCCGCCTCTACGTCCGCGCCGTGCAAGGCACCGGGGCGCAGGACTTTAGCTTTGGCGTGGTTTCGCTCGACGAACAGGCGGAAAGCGATGCGGTGCAAGTCCGCTTCGTGACGCCGGGAGACAACTGA
- the hemN gene encoding oxygen-independent coproporphyrinogen III oxidase yields MWTYYPELLARPVPRYTSFPTAAEFGTDVGEADLLHALEDATGHVSLYVHIPFCEKICWYCGCNTAAANRASRLASYMDALHSEIALMAERLPRSAKVRRIAFGGGSPNAITPDQFLRLFDDLAARFPLEEPVVSIELDPRSLTAEWTNVLANIGASHASMGVQTFAPKLQAAIGRVQPTEMIERGVDILRKGGVTSLNFDLMYGLPGQDQDDVSRSLDLAAQFGADRIALFGYAHVPHMIARQRRIDDSALPGAEERFAMAWLGYQQLQGEGYVPVGFDHFALPGDPLAQAAEAGTLRRNFQGFTEDTAPVLLGLGASAISGFPGLLAQNDKNSGRYRMLLSQGHLPVALGRRRTAEDQRRGKVVEQLLCNRRTRIDAALMMEAQARLSPYIERGLCEISGGILTISDAALPYARSIAAAFDPYRPDSPRIFSSAI; encoded by the coding sequence ATGTGGACCTACTATCCGGAACTGCTGGCGCGTCCCGTGCCCCGCTACACGAGCTTCCCGACGGCTGCCGAGTTCGGCACCGACGTGGGCGAGGCGGACCTGCTGCATGCTCTCGAGGATGCAACCGGCCACGTGTCGCTCTACGTCCACATCCCCTTCTGCGAGAAGATCTGCTGGTATTGCGGCTGCAACACCGCCGCGGCCAATCGCGCGTCGCGACTGGCCAGCTACATGGATGCGCTGCACAGCGAAATCGCGCTGATGGCGGAACGCCTGCCGAGAAGTGCGAAGGTGCGGCGCATTGCCTTCGGCGGGGGCAGTCCGAATGCGATCACGCCGGACCAGTTCCTGCGCCTGTTCGATGACCTGGCCGCGCGCTTCCCGCTGGAAGAGCCGGTCGTATCGATCGAGCTGGACCCGCGTAGCCTGACGGCCGAATGGACGAACGTGCTGGCGAATATCGGCGCCAGCCACGCCAGCATGGGTGTGCAGACCTTTGCCCCGAAGCTGCAGGCCGCCATCGGGCGCGTCCAGCCGACCGAGATGATTGAGCGCGGGGTGGACATCCTGCGCAAGGGCGGCGTCACTTCGCTCAATTTCGACCTGATGTACGGCCTGCCCGGACAGGACCAGGACGACGTCAGCCGCTCGCTGGACCTGGCGGCGCAGTTCGGTGCCGACCGCATCGCTCTGTTCGGTTATGCCCATGTGCCGCACATGATCGCGCGCCAGCGCCGCATCGACGACAGCGCGCTGCCGGGTGCGGAGGAACGCTTCGCCATGGCCTGGCTGGGCTACCAGCAGTTGCAGGGCGAAGGCTATGTGCCCGTGGGCTTCGATCACTTTGCCTTGCCTGGCGATCCGCTGGCACAGGCTGCCGAGGCCGGCACGCTGCGGCGCAATTTTCAGGGCTTTACCGAGGATACCGCGCCCGTGCTGCTGGGGCTGGGGGCGTCGGCCATCAGCGGTTTTCCCGGCCTGCTGGCGCAGAACGACAAGAATTCGGGCCGCTATCGCATGCTGCTTTCTCAAGGGCACCTGCCGGTGGCGCTTGGTCGTCGCCGCACGGCCGAGGACCAGCGGCGCGGCAAGGTGGTCGAGCAATTGCTGTGCAACCGCCGCACGCGCATCGACGCGGCCCTGATGATGGAAGCGCAGGCGCGCCTGTCCCCCTACATCGAGCGCGGCCTGTGCGAGATTTCGGGCGGCATCCTCACCATCAGTGATGCGGCACTTCCCTATGCCCGCAGCATCGCCGCTGCCTTCGATCCCTATCGCCCGGATTCGCCGCGCATCTTCAGTTCGGCCATCTGA
- a CDS encoding FixH family protein codes for MARKFTGWHMTAILVAFFGTVAAVNFSMARYATGTFGGVVVENSYVASQEFNTWLEQAEASKALGWNVVTARRDDGRLLLSVSDAPQGLRASATARHPLGRQPDQSLAFSAIGEGQYLSDQPLPDGRWTVRLQLESGADTWRDEVHLQ; via the coding sequence ATGGCACGCAAATTCACCGGCTGGCACATGACCGCGATCCTCGTCGCCTTCTTCGGCACGGTGGCGGCGGTCAACTTCTCCATGGCCCGCTATGCCACCGGCACCTTCGGCGGCGTGGTGGTGGAGAACAGCTACGTTGCCAGCCAGGAATTCAACACCTGGCTGGAGCAGGCCGAGGCCAGCAAGGCGCTGGGCTGGAACGTCGTCACTGCACGGCGCGACGATGGCCGCCTGCTGCTGTCGGTCAGCGATGCGCCGCAGGGCCTGCGCGCCAGTGCCACGGCGCGTCACCCGCTGGGCCGCCAGCCTGACCAGTCGCTTGCATTCAGCGCCATCGGGGAGGGGCAGTACCTGTCAGACCAGCCCTTGCCCGATGGTCGCTGGACCGTACGCCTACAGCTGGAGAGCGGCGCCGACACCTGGCGTGACGAGGTCCACCTGCAATGA
- a CDS encoding protocatechuate 4,5-dioxygenase subunit alpha gives MSQTLSQTHGAERRVIPGTPVFDGDAARAGYALNAMCYSFNSEANRQKFVEDEEAYMDRFNLTPPQRDAVRNRDVNAMLAAGGNVYYLAKLAGILGLNVQDLGALQTGMELEEFKAGLMSHATTERYVAQREQVQ, from the coding sequence ATGTCGCAGACCTTATCGCAGACGCATGGCGCCGAGCGCCGCGTAATCCCCGGAACGCCGGTGTTCGACGGCGATGCCGCGCGCGCGGGCTATGCGCTCAACGCCATGTGCTATTCCTTCAACAGCGAAGCCAACCGCCAGAAATTCGTCGAGGACGAAGAGGCCTACATGGATCGCTTCAATCTCACCCCGCCGCAGCGCGATGCGGTGCGCAACCGCGACGTCAACGCGATGCTCGCGGCCGGCGGCAACGTCTACTACCTCGCCAAGCTGGCGGGCATCCTGGGCCTCAACGTGCAGGACCTGGGCGCGCTGCAGACGGGCATGGAGCTGGAGGAGTTCAAGGCCGGCCTGATGAGCCACGCGACCACCGAGCGCTACGTCGCCCAGCGGGAGCAGGTGCAATGA
- the ccoS gene encoding cbb3-type cytochrome oxidase assembly protein CcoS, whose protein sequence is MNLVLFLLPIALFLGLLGLAAFFWALRNGQFDDPDGAAARILIDDEELEDEDK, encoded by the coding sequence ATGAACCTTGTCCTGTTCCTGCTGCCGATTGCGCTGTTCCTTGGCCTGCTGGGCCTTGCCGCGTTCTTCTGGGCCCTGCGCAATGGCCAGTTCGACGATCCCGACGGCGCCGCCGCGCGCATCCTGATCGACGACGAGGAACTCGAGGACGAAGACAAGTGA
- a CDS encoding heavy metal translocating P-type ATPase: MNAPLVSPALQSSTLAVPGMHCAGCMSKIERGLSALPGVADARVNLSSRMVTVSHDATLDDRGLVAALADLGYEAQPRRSPSAKAPSAVRPLLAPLAVAAFAAMNVMLLSVSVWSGAEGSTRELFHWITALIALPAIGFAGRPFFKSAWAAVKKGTTNMDVPISLGVIIASGLSLYEVIVGGEHAWFDGALMLLAFLLAGRVLDAMMRDRARSGVEALVSQAAQGAQVIGADGSTSFVESEDLRPGMVMRVAAGERLAADGEIVSGHSRFDQSLLTGESAPVPLATGDAALAGTLNLSAPVDIRVSHAGRDTTLAEIARLMEASTQNRSRYVRIADRAARLYAPAVHSLAALTVVGWLIAGATLYEALVIGVAVLIITCPCALGLAVPVAQVVASGALMRAGIMVKDGSALERMASIDRALLDKTGTLTLGRPQPEAEVIAELSDDEAAVALALASHSRHPLSRSMAKALADYRPAPLTDVSERPGEGVFATWHGHPVALRRPDGSGQTAVLLEVGELEPRVIPFSDELRPDTQEALALLQKADVNCSILSGDRESAVERVASETGIEGRAAATPADKQALVSELREAGHQVLMVGDGLNDGPALAAANASMAPGSASDVGLQASDMVFVQDSLMAVPRAVIASRRTMRVVKQNFTLAIVYNIFAVPLAIAGMVTPLIAAIAMSGSSLVVVANSLRLARAAK; this comes from the coding sequence ATGAACGCGCCGCTTGTCAGCCCTGCGCTCCAGAGCAGCACACTGGCTGTTCCGGGGATGCACTGCGCTGGCTGCATGAGCAAGATCGAGCGCGGGCTGAGCGCCTTGCCCGGCGTGGCGGATGCACGGGTGAACCTGTCTTCGCGCATGGTCACGGTCAGCCACGACGCCACGCTTGACGATCGCGGCCTGGTGGCTGCGCTGGCGGACCTCGGTTACGAGGCACAGCCGCGCCGCAGTCCCAGTGCCAAGGCGCCCAGCGCGGTAAGGCCGCTGCTGGCGCCGCTCGCCGTCGCGGCATTCGCGGCGATGAACGTCATGCTGCTGTCGGTCAGCGTCTGGTCCGGCGCGGAAGGCTCCACGCGCGAGCTGTTCCACTGGATCACCGCGCTGATCGCGCTGCCCGCCATCGGCTTTGCTGGACGTCCGTTCTTCAAGTCGGCATGGGCCGCGGTAAAGAAGGGCACCACCAACATGGATGTGCCGATCTCGCTGGGCGTGATCATCGCCAGCGGGCTGAGCCTTTACGAAGTGATCGTCGGCGGCGAGCACGCCTGGTTCGACGGGGCGCTCATGCTGCTGGCCTTCCTGCTGGCGGGCCGCGTGCTCGACGCGATGATGCGCGACCGCGCGCGCAGCGGGGTGGAGGCGCTGGTAAGCCAGGCCGCGCAAGGTGCGCAGGTGATCGGCGCGGACGGCTCCACCAGCTTCGTCGAATCCGAGGACCTGCGCCCGGGCATGGTGATGCGCGTTGCCGCCGGCGAACGGCTGGCCGCCGACGGCGAGATCGTCTCGGGCCACAGCCGCTTCGACCAGTCGCTGCTGACGGGCGAAAGCGCGCCGGTGCCGCTGGCGACCGGCGACGCGGCGCTGGCGGGCACGCTCAACCTCTCCGCGCCGGTGGACATCCGCGTCAGCCACGCGGGACGCGACACGACGCTGGCCGAAATCGCGCGGCTGATGGAGGCGAGCACCCAGAATCGCAGCCGCTATGTCCGCATCGCCGATCGCGCCGCGCGGCTCTATGCGCCTGCCGTGCACTCGCTGGCAGCGCTGACCGTGGTCGGCTGGCTGATCGCGGGTGCGACGCTTTACGAAGCGCTGGTGATCGGCGTCGCCGTGCTGATCATCACCTGCCCCTGCGCACTGGGCCTTGCCGTGCCGGTGGCGCAGGTCGTCGCCAGCGGGGCGCTGATGCGCGCCGGGATCATGGTGAAGGACGGCTCCGCGCTGGAACGCATGGCCAGCATCGACCGCGCCTTGCTCGACAAGACCGGTACGCTGACGCTGGGCCGTCCGCAGCCGGAGGCCGAGGTAATTGCCGAGCTTTCCGACGATGAGGCCGCCGTGGCGCTGGCACTCGCCTCGCACAGTCGGCACCCGCTCTCGCGCTCCATGGCCAAGGCGCTGGCCGACTATCGTCCCGCTCCGCTGACGGACGTGAGCGAACGGCCGGGCGAGGGCGTGTTCGCGACCTGGCACGGCCATCCGGTAGCGCTGCGCCGCCCCGATGGCAGCGGGCAGACCGCCGTGCTGCTGGAAGTCGGCGAGCTTGAGCCGCGCGTCATTCCCTTCAGCGACGAACTGCGGCCCGATACGCAGGAAGCGCTGGCCCTGCTGCAAAAGGCAGACGTCAATTGCTCGATCCTCTCTGGCGACCGGGAATCCGCAGTCGAGCGGGTCGCCTCGGAAACCGGGATCGAGGGCAGGGCGGCTGCGACTCCCGCCGACAAGCAGGCGCTGGTGAGCGAGCTGCGCGAGGCCGGGCACCAGGTGCTGATGGTGGGCGATGGCCTGAACGACGGACCGGCACTGGCCGCCGCCAATGCCTCGATGGCGCCGGGTTCTGCCAGCGATGTCGGCCTGCAGGCATCGGACATGGTCTTCGTGCAGGACTCGCTGATGGCGGTGCCGCGCGCGGTAATCGCCTCGCGCCGCACGATGCGGGTGGTGAAGCAGAACTTCACCCTGGCCATCGTCTACAACATCTTCGCCGTGCCGCTGGCGATTGCCGGCATGGTGACCCCGCTGATCGCCGCCATCGCCATGTCGGGCAGTTCGCTGGTGGTGGTCGCCAATTCGCTGCGCCTGGCGAGGGCCGCGAAATGA
- the ccoO gene encoding cytochrome-c oxidase, cbb3-type subunit II, with protein MTDPVVEETVKGHARLERNVTLLGAAALVTVAIGGIVEIAPLFWIDNTIEEVEGMRPYTPLEQAGRDIYVREGCYTCHSQMIRPFRDEVERYGHYSLAAESMYDHPFQWGSKRTGPDLARVGGRYSDEWHVQHLVDPQSVVPQSIMPQYGFLAENTLRVSDPAAMLEALQIVGVRYTEEDIANAEADLIAQADPDVPAGDLVERYPGAQVRDFDGDPSRVTEMDALVAYLQMLGTLVDVDSAAAQEVLASERGR; from the coding sequence ATGACCGACCCTGTCGTCGAAGAAACCGTGAAGGGCCACGCAAGGCTCGAACGCAATGTCACCCTGCTTGGCGCGGCCGCGCTCGTCACCGTCGCCATCGGCGGCATCGTGGAGATCGCCCCGCTGTTCTGGATCGACAACACCATCGAGGAAGTGGAGGGCATGCGCCCCTACACTCCGCTGGAACAGGCCGGACGCGACATCTACGTGCGTGAGGGGTGCTACACCTGTCACAGCCAGATGATCCGCCCGTTCCGGGACGAGGTGGAACGCTACGGCCACTACTCGCTGGCGGCCGAGTCCATGTACGACCACCCGTTCCAGTGGGGCTCCAAGCGCACCGGGCCGGACCTGGCGCGCGTCGGCGGCCGTTACTCGGACGAATGGCACGTGCAGCACCTGGTCGATCCGCAAAGCGTGGTGCCGCAGTCGATCATGCCGCAGTACGGCTTCCTGGCCGAGAACACGCTGCGGGTCAGCGATCCGGCGGCCATGCTGGAAGCGCTGCAGATCGTCGGCGTCCGCTACACCGAAGAGGACATCGCCAATGCCGAGGCCGACCTGATCGCGCAGGCGGACCCGGACGTGCCGGCAGGCGACCTGGTGGAGCGCTATCCCGGCGCGCAGGTGCGCGATTTCGACGGCGATCCTTCGCGGGTGACCGAGATGGACGCCCTCGTCGCCTACCTGCAGATGCTCGGCACGCTGGTCGATGTCGACAGCGCCGCCGCGCAGGAAGTGCTGGCATCGGAGAGAGGCCGATGA